The nucleotide sequence AATAACGGGTAATTAAATGATAGATAAATCTGTATTAAATAGGGTAGTACCTGCAGCCGAGGAAGTTTCAACACAGCTTTCATGCTCTCTCTTGAGGTTGCACCCTCGGGCCAATTCAAATGACCCCTTCGAACATACCTCTCGGCATCTCGGCTGCAAGAAAATTATAGGGACAAACAGTCGATTACAGCTACTCGATGCAGGTTGCAGTAATTTTAAACACTTATAAATATATCAATATATCAGGGGCTTACGCTGCAAGTCGCAGCATGTTAGAAGGTAATGGTCCAAGAACCCGCTCCATCATGGCCAGGTGTTCCAAGTTCTCATGGGTCTGAAACAAAGTCTCACCCTGCAGCAATGTTTCATGGCTTTGAGTTATGCCGAAGAATGTTAACAGATTTTAAAACAAAGATGCTCCTCTCCGATAAACATACTGAGCAAAGTTCAACAAGAATACAACCGACGCTCCAAATATCACAGGGATAGCTCCATCCAAGTCCTAAACTCAATCATTAATATTATCAAACAATAAGTAAATGGATGCAAACAAAATGCTCTTTGTTCATTAAACAGAACTCACCCAAGATAACCTCAGGTGCCCGATAATGTCTCGTAGACACTACATAACTATTGTCGTGACGATCATAAGTTGTGCTTCCAAAATCAATCACCTTGATGGCACTTGATTTTGGCAATCTCTTGAAGTAGGAACCCTGTTTCGGAGATCGGGATGACACCTAAGTAAACAGTTGACTATTAGTGCTGCAATGGCATTCCAATGGTTATTTAACCACAAAGAAACGAAGGATTCAGCTAACCTATTACTAAGAGCAAATGTCAACCATAAGGTCAAAGTTATTTTCAACAAACTCTAAGCTACATCATTTAAGACAGAAATAGAATAGTACTTTGTAATCAGGTACTTTGATGTACTCCGGAGAAACAAGAAGAATATTCTCAGGCTTTAAATCAGTGTGAATGAGGCGCATGTCATGCATAACTGCAAACAAATAGATAAAAGGAAGTGACTACAGAAGATTCAGAAAAGTTAAAACCACTGGTAAGAGATCATCAAATCTCAAGTAACAGTGGCCAATAGTAAGCAACGAGATACAAGCCCCTCATGAGAGTGAAGGCGTTGTTCCATTGCAAAGCTATTATTATGGCCCAAGAATTTAGGCCTTTACTACCACACTTTTTATAGGTTATATAACCATAAGGGTAAAAACAAAACAAGCAGAAAAACACAGATGAagatgaacaataaaaaaaaagatgtggAAGTACTGTCTACACACATGCTACACATTCCAATAGTTGTCTGGCAAACTCGCGGACAAGATCAATTGGAAATGAGCGATAACTGTTTTTGCGTAGAAAATCGTATAAGCTTGGACCAAGCTTCTCAAATACCTGTTAAGATCATTTAAGTTGACAGATATTTTCAACTCCCAACTGTATTTGGGAAAGTAGGGAAATTATCACAACTCATATACTTACAATACAGATATGGTTACGATAGTCAAACCAGTTCCGTATTTGCACACAACTGCAAGAATGCACCATCTTATACATGTATAATCTTAAACCTACTAAAACAACTCAAAAGAGTAAATCTAAAAATTAGAGGCAACATAAGTGATGCACAAGACTTACCGACTTGCATTCTTATCATACTTCCCAAGCTGTTGCAGCATATTAATCTCTATCATAGCAGCTTCTCTGTACTTATTGATGCCCCGGACAATTTTGATGGCTACCATTTCCTCCCTTTCCCTATCCCAACATTCCAGAACCTGCCCAAAGGTACCTGAAATCACAGGACAAGAAAAAGTGATGAAATGAACTACAGGGGGGAAAGATGAACCACTTGGAAACTGGCAGAGGACAGCATTAGCAGTAAATGAGATAAATCCCACTGAGCTTCCATGCAAGGAGAAATGATTTATATGAAAGATTAGGAGGGATATCAACTTGCCTTCACCCATTTTGCTGTGAATCTTAtctgccaaaaaagaaaaaagaaaagaaagtatgAAGTCAGATAAACAGTAGCAGCATCCACAGAAAGCAAAACGATGTCAATACAAGAAAATCCAACAATGTCAAagcaaaaaaaacatattttagaAACATTGTAGGTGATAACTCATAGTAGATTGAATAATTAAGGATGTTACTGTTTTCAAAACATTAATCAATAAAGTATAAATAATAAGACAGACTTGTGATAGATGAAAAATAGATTAGATCATAGATAGTAATCAAAAACAACCATGAAGAATAGATATATTTCTTTAATCCTATGATAAAACTTGGGTATCACAATCTTATATACTTTATAAAAAATTGACTCAAAATATATCACTTTGCCAAATAATCAGTCCAATTGGCTAAAGGCATTAAGAAGTTGTCAAAATGATGCAAACTCTGGCATATACTGAAGGTTTCTAGAAAGACAGACTTTTTAACAGATAGATCACACACCATATACAGCAAAACCAGcagagagaaagaaaattgggaaaAAATGATAAGTATGATTACAGCGAGAGGTTAAATTTTCTCCaagttcaaacttgtaatgtccaTCTTTATCATCTCCTCTCCAAGGAGGGGAAGCATCTCGTTCCTGATCCTTTGCAGACTGGGATGCACAAGTGTGATCTGAAGCACCCCCCGAAGGAACCAAGCTCTTCAAGTTAACTTCTTGTCCACATAAGATACCTATTTGAGCCTACAGACAaccattgatttatttttctcccatccatcaaacaaaatcattatttccttataaatttattttcttcACTTTCGTGATGGACATTCAGAAAACTGGTTGCTGTTGACAAACAAGAAAGCCTAAAGCCACTCTACAAGGAACAATATCAAGCTTTATAGAATGTCAAGGGCCAAGCACATGCTAATATGAATATGCATTTATCAGATCAAAATTCCTTATAATACATTAACAAGCCAGTGGATTAATCCTCACCTAAGAACAATTGCAATATCTGATAAACAAGAAACTCACCCTGTTGTGTCAGTGACTTTTGTTAGAATACGAATATAAGTTCAACATAATAGCTATCACAGACATCAATAGCTTCACGTAATGACAAAGAAAAAATGGAAACATTGAAAAAAGAAGTTAAATGAAAGTTAAAATTATCTCTCGATCACAATTTCCTGTTTAAAAATGATAAGTGAAGGGAATTGATTTTCAATAAATAATTCGTTCCTTTCTTTTAAAGAGCACGATatacaaattcgactatattttaAGGGAAAAAACAGCGTCATGTCTGCTTCTTCCAGCTATCTATTCATAAGAACCAAGAAACATATCAAGTTCCTACACGAAGAGATACTCCGCCGCGAATCCAGATCTGCCATATCATAAATCTTCTAAAATCATGGTCAATTTCCAAAAATTTATCCGCTTATTTATGGGAAAACATTGATACTTTTCTAGCTCATACTACGAAGTCTTCAAAATCAtgcagaaaaaaacaaaaaagacgaCGACGAGCACCAGCGAAGAAGGATACACAACGGTTGCCCAGATCCATCAAGATAGAAACAAAAAAAGATAATTGAAAAGACAAACTACAAGATCAAACACGAAATATAAAAGaaagaacaaataaaaagtaaattCCGAGATATCACCTCATCTTACCGCTAGATCTAAAGAAAAACTGCCCTTGATCTACCCGATCCGAGATCAGATGATAAAATAGAAGAATCAAAACAAGGGAGAACAACAAGGGGGCAATACCTTGGCCGCGGTAAGGGGGTCAACGTCCCACCCTAACCTCGGGCGCTTCCGGGGCCGGCGATCCATCAGAGGGTGGGGAAACTCCTTCAAGCATTCGATCTCCATGATCGACTCGAttcgagagagaaagaggagggagTAATTGAGATCGGAAGACGGAGATGAGGAGGAATAGGATTCTTGTCACGGAAGAAACGTTAACCCGAACCctagaaaaggaggaggataaCAGACGCGGAAGGAGGCGATGCGGTGGCCGACTGTGCACCGCACGTCGtgcatatatatagagagagaagagagaaaccCTAACCATGGTCAAATTCTTCGCCAACTCGGGTTTGTAGCTAATCCTTAATTGGGTTAATGTAACCGGTAGAGTCCAATACCTACCCATCAAATTCTTCTTCGGACTAAAttaacactttgatttttttatttaattagatgaatataaaaaatatagtttATTAATAGAtaaattcatattatttttttattttatcttaaaaCACGTTTCACGAGACCCCAAACTATTTGAGCTATAAATCAACTGATTTTTTAGGTCGTTCAGATCAAATCATACTCGATCATGCGACattcagatcagatcacactcgATCGCATGATATGATCTTGTAAATATTATTGGATTCAAAGGCCGCCTTACATGGGCTTTTTATTGGATCGCATGGGCTCAAATCTGAAGAGCAGTAAGGATGATACAGATTGTAGAGTCTGAATTGCAAAGAGCCTTTCTATGATGCTTAGCTACGAATTGCATGACTCTTGATGCTAAGCTACGAATCAATCTGATGAGTGATGATACGAAGCCAAAGGCTAAGCTAAGTTTTCCACGCGTTTGTGGAAGGATTGGTGTGATCATTGTTTTGACGTGCAAGTCCACGTTTGAAAGTAGAACGCTTTACGAGTCGTGATGGTTTCTTGTTGTCGCTGATCTCACCGTCCATCTGATTCTACCATATAGGACGCGTTCTTCGGTTGACTTGAAAAGTCATCCTTTCCtcgctccctcttcttcctcgacTTCGTTCCCTGTGCCACCCGCACAAGAAGCACGAAGCTACAAGCCGCTACTTCCGGCGCTGCTAGCCTCACTCTACAACGTTCTCTTCTCAGTAGCAGCACCGGCTTGACTCCCGACATGCCGCCGCCTCCTTCGACGGCCTTCTTCCTGTCACACCCTCTTTGGATGAGCGCCACCTTCTCCTTTTTCATCGGCTTCACCATCGGCatactcctcttcttcctctggtgGTCCGTCGTTCGTCTCTCCCGGTTCGTCATCCACCGACGCGCCCTTAGCAGGATCTTGGCCGAAGAGCAAGCTCCTGCGAACGCTGCCACTGTCTTCAGCCCGATGCTCCGCCACCCGGACACCATCCCCTTCTTCCAGCATCTCCAGCACGAAGGCCTACCCTTCCTCGCCCAGATCATCGGCCGGGGCGGGTGCGGCGAGGTATACAAAGCCGAGATCTTCGTCGAGAATCGGACGATCCCCGTAGCCATCAAGAAGATCGACCACCTTGCCGCAACTGGCGCCGCCAGCGTCTGCCAGGAGGAGTCGGAGCTCCTCAACATCCACACGCGGCAGGTACGGTCGGAGATACTCACCGTGGGGCGGATGCGCCACCCCAGTCTTCTTCCTCTGCTGGCCCACGTCCCCAAGCCCGACTGCCACTACCTCTTGTACGAGTACATGCCGAACGGGTCTCTGCACGACGTCCTGAAGCAGAGGAGTTTGCAGTGGCCGGTTCGGTACAAGATCGCGCTCGGCATCGCCGCCGGCCTCGAGTACCTCCACATGGTGCACCGGCCACAGGTCATCCACAGGGACCTGAAGCCGGCGAACATACTGCTGGACTGCAACCTCAACGCCCGGATCGGCGACTTCGGGCTGGCGAAGGTGGTGCACGAGATGATGAGCGGGACGGTGGCCTCCAACAACGTGGCCGGCACGCTGGGCTACATAGCGCCGGAGTACTATCAGACGATGACCTGCACCGCCAAGTGCGACATCTACAGCTTCGGGGTGATACTGGCGGTGCTCGTCACCGGCCGGTTCCCCAGCGATCAGTTCTTCCAGGCGACGGACGAGATGTGCATCGTGGGGTGGTTGAGGAACGTGCTGCGGTCGGCCGACCCGGCGGCGGCGATCGACGGGAGGTTGATGGGGAAAGGGTTCGAGGAGCAGATGCTGCTGGTGTTGAAGGTTGCTTACTTCTGCACATATGACGACCCCGCCGAGAGGCCGAACAGTAGGGACGTCAAATTAATGCTGTCACAGATAAAGCCCTACTAAACTGCAACACTTGTGAGCAGCTTAAGAAGACAATGGCACACTATGGATTACTTCTCATTTGCAGAGAAACACTTCTGTGAAGAGTTGAATCTGACTTGAGTCAgcacgaaagtcttcttcttgttttaagaatacaATAGCACGACTTTCTGCACAATATCATGTGAAGAACACATTCCGGTGACTAAATCTTATGACAAATTATAAACATTTGAACCACATTTTAGCGAAATAGTCAACTCATTTGATCATTGAAAAGGTAGTCAAAGCAATTAAAACGGGTTCTTGTTGAATGGACAGTGTCTGAGATTTCGATTGGCCACTCAATATAGGCATGTACTATTTCTCTGTAGACTTGAAAGTGTATCATTGCAGATAACCTAAAGAAGACAAGATtgatatgaatattattttaaatataaattaggcTGACTTGGCATAGAAAGGTTGGAGAGAATTCAAGTGCAAATTTGTTGATACAATTTTCTGTGATGTTAGAAATGTATTATTATGTGCTGTAGCTACTTTTCAGTGGGCATAgagaaagacaacatgaaaaggctTTGTATCTCGTCAGATGCTAGATATGTTACAGCTAATTAAATGTGTTGGAATGGTagatgtttcttcttttttttgcttttgttcttTGGCGATATTGACTCTAGCTCATCATCTAATCTAAATTTGGTGTAGCTTGGATTGTCACAACAACTCGGACCCTTCTCTCGAGATTGCCCAAGCTACTGTAGATCATACCATTAGTTTTATGGAAGTAATGATGAAGAAAACCCTAACATAGAAGTGGAATCCTCAAGCCTCCTACGACCCCATTGGTGAGGTGAACCTTCTACTTTTGATCGTCCATTCTCTTTTCGAAGGAGATGCAAAAAATTGAATCTGCATCGAGGATATTCGTTCAAGAGTTTCCCTTTACCTTTTTTTTTGCCTCAGCAAAGGAAAAGACATGATAGCAACCAGCATTACCTTCATCAAAGGAGGACATGATATCGAAGTAGACACGCTTCCTCTATCACCTCTCGTACAAGTTTCAGTCATATCCTATTCGAGAAGCATGGCTTCGATAACATCCTCGGTGAAGAGAATGCTCATAGCCACCATAATTTTTTCCTTTGTTGATTTTTAACTTAGGAAATGTCTCTTTGGGAAGTTCTTTTTCGGAAAAGAGAGAGGCTGTTGGTGACGACGACGACAACAACAACATATGATGGGAACAGGTGAATCATAAATTCTCACTATTAGGGATGAAAAAACGAGTCCATAGAGGATGTGGGACTGTTAGTGTTTCAATATGGTAAATAAGGTGCTTTGACGATGAACTCCaagtaggaagaagaagaagaagaaattatcATATCAGTATCTTGAATGAGACTTGTACGAAAAAAGGTAATTCTTTTGTAGAAATAGACTTTTGCTTCCTTCTCGCAAGGATGTTTctgttttatttatattaaaaaagatGAAAACTATCA is from Musa acuminata AAA Group cultivar baxijiao chromosome BXJ3-8, Cavendish_Baxijiao_AAA, whole genome shotgun sequence and encodes:
- the LOC135645493 gene encoding serine/threonine-protein kinase AFC2-like isoform X1, translated to MEIECLKEFPHPLMDRRPRKRPRLGWDVDPLTAAKAQIGILCGQEVNLKSLVPSGGASDHTCASQSAKDQERDASPPWRGDDKDGHYKFELGENLTSRYKIHSKMGEGTFGQVLECWDREREEMVAIKIVRGINKYREAAMIEINMLQQLGKYDKNASRCVQIRNWFDYRNHICIVFEKLGPSLYDFLRKNSYRSFPIDLVREFARQLLECVAFMHDMRLIHTDLKPENILLVSPEYIKVPDYKVSSRSPKQGSYFKRLPKSSAIKVIDFGSTTYDRHDNSYVVSTRHYRAPEVILGLGWSYPCDIWSVGCILVELCSGETLFQTHENLEHLAMMERVLGPLPSNMLRLAARDAERYVRRGHLNWPEGATSRESMKAVLKLPRLQNLVMQHSDHSAGDFIDLLQGLLRYDPADRLAANAALLHPFFTRNR
- the LOC135645493 gene encoding serine/threonine-protein kinase AFC2-like isoform X2, with amino-acid sequence MGEGTFGQVLECWDREREEMVAIKIVRGINKYREAAMIEINMLQQLGKYDKNASRCVQIRNWFDYRNHICIVFEKLGPSLYDFLRKNSYRSFPIDLVREFARQLLECVAFMHDMRLIHTDLKPENILLVSPEYIKVPDYKVSSRSPKQGSYFKRLPKSSAIKVIDFGSTTYDRHDNSYVVSTRHYRAPEVILGLGWSYPCDIWSVGCILVELCSGETLFQTHENLEHLAMMERVLGPLPSNMLRLAARDAERYVRRGHLNWPEGATSRESMKAVLKLPRLQNLVMQHSDHSAGDFIDLLQGLLRYDPADRLAANAALLHPFFTRNR
- the LOC135644627 gene encoding leucine-rich repeat receptor-like serine/threonine/tyrosine-protein kinase SOBIR1; translation: MPPPPSTAFFLSHPLWMSATFSFFIGFTIGILLFFLWWSVVRLSRFVIHRRALSRILAEEQAPANAATVFSPMLRHPDTIPFFQHLQHEGLPFLAQIIGRGGCGEVYKAEIFVENRTIPVAIKKIDHLAATGAASVCQEESELLNIHTRQVRSEILTVGRMRHPSLLPLLAHVPKPDCHYLLYEYMPNGSLHDVLKQRSLQWPVRYKIALGIAAGLEYLHMVHRPQVIHRDLKPANILLDCNLNARIGDFGLAKVVHEMMSGTVASNNVAGTLGYIAPEYYQTMTCTAKCDIYSFGVILAVLVTGRFPSDQFFQATDEMCIVGWLRNVLRSADPAAAIDGRLMGKGFEEQMLLVLKVAYFCTYDDPAERPNSRDVKLMLSQIKPY